In Chryseobacterium scophthalmum, the genomic stretch TTAAATCAATTAAAAAATAATATTTCGGATGAACATTATCAGAAACATTTATATGAATTGATTGTTGGTAAAGAAAATCCTGAAAACGTTGTTTTGCTTGAAATTTATCCTGAAAAACAGAAAACGGCTATTGATTTTGCTTTAACCGAAAAACTTTTAGGAATAAAAACTGTTTGTCTAACTAAAGTAAAAAAGCAGGGAAATCACTTATTTTATGAGCGCAATGGTGAACTGATCAGAATCAAAAGAATTTATAACCGCGTCATTTTTGATGAGCTTGATAAAATTCCTGATCTTAAAACTGAGTTTAATTTCCGTGAAGATGTAGATGTAGAATGGATTACTCATCCGAATTGGTTTTTTAAAATTTCTAAATATCTTCTGCCTTTGCTAAAACACGAGTTTGTTCCGAAAAGCTATTTTCTGCACGAGTTTCCTGAAAATGAAAGCCTTGAAAATTTTGTTTTAAAACCTTTGTTTTCTTTTGCAGGTAGCGGTGTAAATCTAAATCCCACAAAAGAGATTACTGATGCTATTTTAGATAAAAAAAATTATATCTTGCAGCGAAAAGTAAACTACGAACCAGTTTTTGAAGATATCAACGGAGATTTCTCAAGAGCCGAAATTCGTTTACTTTATATCTGGAAAGAAAATGAAGAAAGACCAATTTTACTTCAAAACCTTTCAAGAATGACAAAAGCTGCAATGGTAAATGTAGATTTTAACAAAAAAGATGCAATCTGGATTGGCAGTTCTCATGCGTTTTTTGGGGAAGAATAAAAATAATAAATACATATGGAAGAAAAATCAGTTTTTGATGAATTTGATCATCAATTAGACACAAAAAGAAGAAGAAATCTATTGCCTATCTGGATAAAAGTTTTCACTTGGCTTTTCTTTGCTTGCGGTTTTATTGGTGTTTTAATTCTGGCTTTCGGATTTTTCTTGGGCAAAATTAACTTATCTCTTTACGGGCTTGAAACTGATAAAGCATATAGTTTAATAGGATTTTTCCTCACAGCTTTATTTATTTTAAAAGGCATTGTCTCGTACGGATTGTGGTTTGAACAAGATTGGGGAATAAAAATCGCAAAAATAGACGCAATTATCGGGTTAGTAGTTTGTGGAATTTCAATGTTTGTTTTACCATTTTTTACTAAAAATTTTGAATTACGACTTGAAGTTGCTGTTTTAATTCCTTACTTGATTAAGCTCCAAAAAATAGAGAAAAACTGGTAGTAAAAAAAGATAAAATTTGGACAAGCAGTTTTAATGCTTTTTTGGGGAACAATAGTTTATGAAAATGAATAAATATGTATTAAAAATCATTTTGCCGATTATTTTAGTTTTTACTTTTAAGCTGAATGCTCAACAAAAAATTTATTCTAAACAGGAAATTGGAAAATTTAAAGAAAATGAACAATTTTACCTCAATAAAAAAGTAAAAGACCTTTTAAGAGACCTTAAAGTAAATTTTGAGATAGCTTACGTTGGCGGCGGCTGGTCTGAAGAAATGAGTTTCATTGTTTTAAGATTTAGTAATCGAAAAGATGAATATCAACTTCAGCAAAAAGGAATACAACCTGCAAGATTAACGCTTTTTATTAAAGAACAAGACGTTGAAACCAATAAGCTTTTTTATTCTGAAACAAAGAGGATCGGATTTTATAGAGACAGCCTAAAAAATAAATCTAATCAACAGATTTTAAAGGATTACAAAAACCTTACTATAGGCATGATTTACGCTAATTCTGAGCAGCCGGAAATAAAAAAAGGAGTAAATTAACTTTACTCCTTTTTTTATTTTAAAATTTATCGTCTTCAAGCAATTCCCTCGCCTGATAATCCTGTACAAGGTCAATCGCATTAGAAATTACATCACTTAGAGCTGTAATAAAAGTTCCTTCTTCTGCCATTCCCATTGCGTGTTTCAGCGCATCAATTTCTTTAGGAATCGTTTCGTAGCTAACATCTCTTCCCGAAGATTGCATTCCGTCAATAATCAAACCGTTGATTTCTTCTTCTGTTCTTCCTCGAAGATGTTTTTCGTTTCTGATGATAATATGATCAAACATTCTTCCGGCAATTTTTCCGCACAGTCTGATGTCTTCATCTCTTCTATCTCCCACACCGGAAATAATTCCGATTTTCTTGGTAGATTCTACATTTTTAAGATAATCTTCAATCGCTTCATAGCCTGCAGGATTGTGTGCAAAATCTATTAAAACTTTAAAGTTTTTAAATTTAAATACATTCAGTCTTCCCGGAGTCAACTGTGCACTTGGAATAAATGTACGAAGTGAATTTGAAATATCCTCAATTCCAAAACCATAAAGATAACAAGCCAAACTAGCCGCCAAAACATTATCTATCATGAATTTTGCCTTTCCTTCCATTGTAATCGGGAAATCTTTTACTTTTCCGATTCTTATTTTCCAATCCCCTTTTTTAATGGTTACATAGCCTTCTTCATAAACACAGGTTGTGCGCCCTTCTTTAGCGAATTTTTTGATGTATTCATTATTTTCATCCAAACTGAAAATAGCGACATTACTCGGTAAATCGTTGATGATTCTCATTGAATATTCATCTTCAGCATTCAAAACGCTCCATCCGCTTTTCTTTACACTGTCGAGTACTACCCTTTTTACTTTGGTTAAATCTTTCAGGTTGTGAATATCATTCATTCCTAAATGATCTTCTTTAATATTGGTTAAAACTCCGATATCACACTGTCCGAAACCTAAACCGGAACGAAGAATTCCACCTCTTGCCGTTTCCAAAACTGCAAATTCTACAGTTGGATCTTTTAGAATAAATTCGGCTGAAATAGGACCTGTTGTATCACCTTTCGTCAACATTGTATTCTGAATATAAATTCCGTCTGATGTGGTAAAGCCTACTCTATAACCGTTACTTTTTACGATATGTGAAATTAATCTCGTCGTGGTTGTTTTTCCATTAGTTCCTGTAACTGCAATAATAGGAATAGTAAAAGGTTTTCCTTGCGGATACAACATATCTACAACCGGAGCTGCAACGTTTCTCGGAAGACCTTCACTCGGAGCCAAGTGCATTCTGAAACCAGGAGCTGCATTCACTTCAATAATCGCTCCACCGCTTTCTTTCAAAGGCTGGGTAAGGTTTTCTGCCATAATATCAATTCCGCAGACATCTAAACCGATGATTTTTGAAATTCTTTCAGCCATTGTGATATTTTCTGGATGCACCATATCGGTAACATCAATCGAAGTACCACCTGTAGAAAGATTAGCTGTAGACTTTAAATAAACTATTTCTCCTTTTTGAGGAACAGTTTCTAAAGTATATTGAAGTTTTTCAAGTAATTCTAAAGTGTCTTTATCGACTGTGATTTCCGTCAGAACATTTTCATGACCATATCCTCTTCTTGGATCCTGATTTTCTTTTTCAATTAATTGCTCAAGATTAGATTCACCGTCACCAACAACATGAGCTGGAACTCTTCTCGCTGCAGCAACCATTTTATTATTGATTACCAAAACTCTGAAATCGTATCCCGTAATATATTTTTCAACAATTACTTTTTTTGAATATTTCTGAGCGTATTCTAAACCCGTCACAGAAGAAACCCAATCGTTAACATTGATTGAAGAACCTTTTCCGTGATTTCCATCTAAAGGTTTGATAACGATAGGATAACCAATTTTTTTGATGACGCTTTGTAGTTCTTCC encodes the following:
- the cphA gene encoding cyanophycin synthetase; this encodes MKIKKIQALRGPNIWSIRRKKLIQMRLDLEEMEDFPTNKIEGFRERIEHLIPSLISHRCSEGTRGGFFHRIETGTWMGHVIEHIALEIQTLAGMETGFGRTRETKSPGVYNVVFDYIEENAGIYAAEQAVEIALALIENKEYDINACIQKLKEIRERVRLGPSTGSIVEEAVSRKIPWIRLGSNSLVQLGYGVNQQRFQATITGNTSSIAVDIACNKELTKRMLHDAAIPVPMGDLIVDEEELQSVIKKIGYPIVIKPLDGNHGKGSSINVNDWVSSVTGLEYAQKYSKKVIVEKYITGYDFRVLVINNKMVAAARRVPAHVVGDGESNLEQLIEKENQDPRRGYGHENVLTEITVDKDTLELLEKLQYTLETVPQKGEIVYLKSTANLSTGGTSIDVTDMVHPENITMAERISKIIGLDVCGIDIMAENLTQPLKESGGAIIEVNAAPGFRMHLAPSEGLPRNVAAPVVDMLYPQGKPFTIPIIAVTGTNGKTTTTRLISHIVKSNGYRVGFTTSDGIYIQNTMLTKGDTTGPISAEFILKDPTVEFAVLETARGGILRSGLGFGQCDIGVLTNIKEDHLGMNDIHNLKDLTKVKRVVLDSVKKSGWSVLNAEDEYSMRIINDLPSNVAIFSLDENNEYIKKFAKEGRTTCVYEEGYVTIKKGDWKIRIGKVKDFPITMEGKAKFMIDNVLAASLACYLYGFGIEDISNSLRTFIPSAQLTPGRLNVFKFKNFKVLIDFAHNPAGYEAIEDYLKNVESTKKIGIISGVGDRRDEDIRLCGKIAGRMFDHIIIRNEKHLRGRTEEEINGLIIDGMQSSGRDVSYETIPKEIDALKHAMGMAEEGTFITALSDVISNAIDLVQDYQARELLEDDKF